A stretch of DNA from Streptomyces venezuelae:
CGACCTGGTCCACCGGGTCCGCGAGGTCCGGCACGCCGTCGTCCTGTCCAACGACGGCCTGGCCGTCGGATCCTCCAGCGCGCTCAGCCGCGAGGACGCAGAACACCTGGCCGCCGTCGCCTCCGGGTTCCACAGCCTCGCCAAGGGCGCCGGACGGCACTTCCACGCCGGGGGCGTCCGCCAGACCATGGTCGAGATGGACGAGGGCTTCCTGTTCGTCGCCGCGGCGGGCGACGGCTCCTGCCTCGCCGTGCTCAGCTCGGCATCGGCCGACATCGGGCTGATCGCCTATGAGATGGCGCGCCTGGTCAAACGGGTCGGCGAGCACCTGTACACCCCGCCGCGGTTCGCGGCGCACCCCCCGACCGCGGGCTGAGGACGGACCGGAACATGAACGGCCAGTGGTACGACGCCGACGCGGGCCCGCTCGTCCGTCCGTACGCCGTGACCGGCGGGCGCACCAAACCCGGACCCCACGGGGTCCGGTTCGACCTGATCGCACTGGTCGCCGTCGACCCCGGCGGCGCCGGCTCCGACGAGTCGCTGCTCGGCCCCGAACACCGGGCTCTGCTCGGCCTCTGCCGTGCCGAAACCCAGTCGGTCGCCGAACTCGCCGCCGACGCCGACCTGCCCGTCGGTGTCGTCCGCGTACTGCTCGGCGACCTGCTCGAAGCCGGTCACGTCCGGGTCAGTCGCCCCGTACCGCCGGCCCAGCTGCCGGACGAGCGGATTCTCCGTGAAGTCATCGAGGGATTGCGAGCACTGTGATGGCACCCGAACCCCCCGGGACGGGCGACGGCGAACTGGCCGCCCTCGCCCTGAAGATCCTGGTGGCCGGCGGATTCGGCGTCGGCAAGACCACCCTCGTCGGCGCGGTCAGCGAGATCAGGCCGCTGCGCACCGAGGAACTGCTCAGTGAGGCGGGCGAACTGGTCGATGACACCGGCGGCGTGGACCACAAGACCACCACGACGGTCGCCATGGACTTCGGCCGCATCACCATCCGCTCCGGCCTGTCCCTCTACCTGTTCGGCACCCCGGGCCAGGACCGTTTCTGGTTCCTCTGGGACGAACTCTCCCAGGGCGCCCTGGGAGCGGTGGTCCTCGCCGACACCCGACGGCTGGAGGACTGCTTCCCGGCCGTCGACTACTTCGAACACCGGCGCATCCCCTTCGTGGTCGCCGTCAACTGCTTCCCCGGGGCCCGCGGCTACGGTGCCCACGAGGTGTCCCGCGCGCTCGACCTCGACCAGGGAACCCCGGTGGTCCTGTGCGATGCCCGGGACAAGGACTCCGGCAAGGAGGTGCTGATCCGCCTGGTCGAATACGCGGGCCGCGTCCACACGGCCCGCCTCCTCGACTCCGTCGCCCCGCAGACCGACCCTGCTTAGGGGGTACGGCGGCGCGGGGACGGCGGATCGGGGATGGCGAACCCGCCCCGGGACCCGGGGCGTTGTCGGAGACGGGCCGTAGTCTTCGGTCATGGACCACGTCACCCTCTTCCTCGTGGCGCTGCCCGTCACGGTGGCCGTGTACGGGGCGCTGGGTGCCCTGCACCTGCGGCGCCTGCGCAGCCGGCGCCGGGTCGAAGCGGAGCTCGCGGCCCGTGGCGTCGACCCGTACTACGCGGCGGGCGAGACCGGCGAGGTGGCGCCGGCCGCGGCGGCCGAGCTGCTGCTCGCCGGGCTGTTGGAGATCGACAACCACTGCGTGCTCCGCCTCACGGAGGCGGGCGTCGCAGCCGCAGCCGCTGCCGGTGGCAGTGGTGGTGGCGGTGGAGCGGACGGGGTGGTGGCCGGACACCCGGTGCCCGCCGCCCTTCTGGAGGCCGTGCGGCGGCGGCACCCCAAACCCGTCCCGCTCGGCCGGATCGTGCAGCGCGACGCGGAATTCGGCGAGCGAATACGCGCCTTCCGGGCGGAGCAGGAGGCGCAGCTGCCGCCCCGGCCCGGCAGGAGCGGGGGCGGGGGCGGTTCGGGCTGCCTCAACTGCCTGGGCGTCCTGCTGATCGGTGCTCTGATCGGCTTCGTGGCCTTCATGGTGCCGGCCGTGCTGAGCTCGGTACCCGAGGGCGGCACCGAATGGGCGGCTGCGACGGGCACCGCCCTGGCGATCGCGCTGATCGGATCCGCGCAAACGGTCTGGGAGCGGCTGCCGTTTCCCTCCGATCCCGACCCGGTGGGTGCGTACTGCCGCCTGCAGCAACGGCACCCCGCGCTCACCGCCCTGGACGAGCGGAGCCACCGGCGCCTGGATCGGAGCCTGTTCCTGGGCCGCCGCCTGCCCCGCAGTCCGGCGCCCCGCCGACCGGGGCAGCCGTGGCCGGTCCGCCTGCGCTCCCGCCTCCGTTCCCGCCTGCGCCGCTCGAACCGGCCCCGATCGCCCCGGTCACAGCACCGGTAGTGCGGTGTCATGTGGTGTCCGGTGGTGCGTGCCCGGGCGCCTACTCGGCCACCCCAGACTCGGAGACCACCTTCTCGATGCGGACCCGGACCAGCAGTTCACCCGGAACCGCATTGCGGCGCCCATACGCCTCCGCCTGCTCCGCCCCCATGTACCGGCCGGCGATCCGGCTCGCCCACCGCAGCATCTCCTCCGGGTCGGCGTCATGGTCGCGGATCTCCGCGTGGCCCTGCAGCACGACGTACGAGAACGGCGGCCGGTCGTCGTCCACGCACAGGGCGACCCTGCCGTCCCGGATCAGATTCCGGCCCTTCACCGTCTCCTTCCCCGTGGTGAACAGGAAGGAATCACCGTCCAGGACGAACCACACCGGCGCGGTGTGCGGGCTGCCGTCCGCCCGGACCGTCGCCAGCTTGCCGGTCCGGGTGGAGTGCGAGACGAACCCCCGCCATTCCTCTTCAGTCATCTTCTTCGCCATGAGGACATCCTCCTTGCCGGAAAGCCCCTGGTGGGGAAGGCTGGCGGAACGACGGCGCGGGACGACGCGGGGCGGGAACACCGCGTGAACGGGGAGGGGACTCATATGGCACTGGACAAGCAGCTCGACTGGCTGCTGGACGACCTGACACGCAGGGTCCAGCAGGTCCGGCACGCGGTCGTGCTCTCCAACGACGGGCTGGTCACCGGCGCGAGCGCCGGTCTGGCCCGGGAGGACGCGGAGCACCTGGCCGCCGTTTCGGCCGGCCTGCAGAGCCTGGCGAAGGGCTCGGGACGGCACTTCCGGGCCGGTGAGGTCCGGCAGACCATGGTCGAGTACGACGAGGGCGTGCTCTTCGTCATGGGCGCCGGCGCCGGCAGCTGCCTGTGCGTCCTCAGCGCCGCCGAATCCGACATCGGCCAGGTCGCGTACGAGATGACCCTGCTGGTGAACCGGGTCGGGGAACACCTGGGAGTCGCGGAGCGGCGCACCACCGGCGGCTGAGCGGAGCCCGAAGGCGCGGCTCAGGCCGGTTCAGGCGCGGCTCAGGGCGGTTCAGGGTGCGGTCGGGGCGGCGAGGAGTTCGGCGAACCGGGCCGGATCGATGTTGCCGCCGCTGACCAGGACGCCCACGCGGCGGCCGTGCAGCGCCTCCGCATGGGTGCGCAGCGCGGCCAGCCCCAGACAGCCGGTGGGCTCCACGATCAGCTTCATGTACATGGCGAACATCCGCATGGCCTCCACCAGTCCTGCGTCCTCGGCCGTGACGACCTCCGGCGCCGCGGCCCGCAGGATCCTGAAGTTCAGTGCGCCGATGTGGGTGACCTGGGCGCCGTCCGCGATGGTGTGCGGCGTCGGGATGTGCACGATCCGGCCCTCGCGCAGGGACTGCTGGGCGTCGTTGCCCGCCGCCGGTTCCACGCCGTACAGCCGGCAGCCGGGAGCCAGCGCGCCCGCCGCGAGCACGGTGCCGGAGAGCAGGCCCCCGCCGCCCAGCGGTACGAACAGCGCGTCCAGCGGGCCCGTTTCCTCGAAGAGCTCCATGGCCGCGGTGCCCTGCCCGGCCACCACGTCGGGGTGGTCGTACGGCGGCACCAGGGTCAGGCCGTGCCGCTCCACCAGCGCTGCTCCGATGGCCTCCCGGTCCTCGCCGTACCGGTCGTACGTCACCACCCGGCCGCCGTACCCCTGGGTGGCGGCCACCTTCACGGCCGGGGCGTCCCGCGGCATCACGATCGTCGCCGGAATGCCGAGGATGCGGGCGGAGAGCGCGACCGCCTGCGCGTGGTTGCCGGAGGAGTAGGCGACCACGCCCGCGCGGCGCTGCTCCGGAGTGAAGCGCGACAGGGCGTTGAAGGCCCCGCGGAACTTGAACGCCCCCATGCGCTGCAGGTTCTCGCACTTGAACAGCACCTGGACGCCCAGCTCCCGGTCGATCATCCGGGATCGCAGGACCGGTGTGCGGTGGGCATGGCCGGAGATCCGGGCGGCGGCTTCGGAGACGTCCTCGAAGGTGGGCAGGGGGGTCGTCATGAGCGCCAGGATAGGCATCCCCGTCGACAGCCCCGGTTATCCACAGGGCTCGCGGGGTGTTGTCGCAGCGGGTTACGTTCTTCACGCAGAGTAATCGACGTCATCGATGGCGTGGAGTGCGGCAAGGGGGAGGACCGGCATGCGGACGAGTGAGGACACCATGGTGGGCGGCGCCCGGGCGGCGGGCGAACTGGGTTTGAGGCGGGGTGAGTTCGCCTGGGCGGTGCAGCTCGGAATCGTCCGGGCCGGACCGTCCGGACCGCCCGGACTCTCCGGACCGCCCGGTCAGGCCAGGACGACCCGGTTCGCCCGGAAGGAGCTCGACCGGATCAGGTCGGGGCAGGGATTCCCGGAGTCCCTGCGGGAGCAGATCAGAACGCTGACGGCGGCCGGCGCGGCCGAACTGCTCGCTGTCAGCCCCGGCCGGTTCACCCGGCTCGCGCGCTGCGGCCATGTGACACCGGTCGGCTATCGGATCAACCGCTACCGGGCCGTGGTGTGGCTCTACCTCGCCGCGGACCTCAAGGAGTTCGCCGCTCGCCGGCCCGACCTGCTG
This window harbors:
- a CDS encoding threo-3-hydroxy-L-aspartate ammonia-lyase, with protein sequence MTTPLPTFEDVSEAAARISGHAHRTPVLRSRMIDRELGVQVLFKCENLQRMGAFKFRGAFNALSRFTPEQRRAGVVAYSSGNHAQAVALSARILGIPATIVMPRDAPAVKVAATQGYGGRVVTYDRYGEDREAIGAALVERHGLTLVPPYDHPDVVAGQGTAAMELFEETGPLDALFVPLGGGGLLSGTVLAAGALAPGCRLYGVEPAAGNDAQQSLREGRIVHIPTPHTIADGAQVTHIGALNFRILRAAAPEVVTAEDAGLVEAMRMFAMYMKLIVEPTGCLGLAALRTHAEALHGRRVGVLVSGGNIDPARFAELLAAPTAP
- a CDS encoding DUF6397 family protein, coding for MRTSEDTMVGGARAAGELGLRRGEFAWAVQLGIVRAGPSGPPGLSGPPGQARTTRFARKELDRIRSGQGFPESLREQIRTLTAAGAAELLAVSPGRFTRLARCGHVTPVGYRINRYRAVVWLYLAADLKEFAARRPDLLSGAAPDEDRERLAAREDQRPRRWRGRHVGLLLRRTADPWERAAVLASVLPGEQLDEAVPDPAERTRLAGLAPPPPYGHPHHPAAVAVANRLLHAEQEEEILWYRTSLDFALTGARAQSKTTGERGPT
- a CDS encoding GTP-binding protein; this encodes MAPEPPGTGDGELAALALKILVAGGFGVGKTTLVGAVSEIRPLRTEELLSEAGELVDDTGGVDHKTTTTVAMDFGRITIRSGLSLYLFGTPGQDRFWFLWDELSQGALGAVVLADTRRLEDCFPAVDYFEHRRIPFVVAVNCFPGARGYGAHEVSRALDLDQGTPVVLCDARDKDSGKEVLIRLVEYAGRVHTARLLDSVAPQTDPA
- a CDS encoding roadblock/LC7 domain-containing protein, with amino-acid sequence MALDKQLDWLLDDLTRRVQQVRHAVVLSNDGLVTGASAGLAREDAEHLAAVSAGLQSLAKGSGRHFRAGEVRQTMVEYDEGVLFVMGAGAGSCLCVLSAAESDIGQVAYEMTLLVNRVGEHLGVAERRTTGG
- a CDS encoding DUF742 domain-containing protein, yielding MNGQWYDADAGPLVRPYAVTGGRTKPGPHGVRFDLIALVAVDPGGAGSDESLLGPEHRALLGLCRAETQSVAELAADADLPVGVVRVLLGDLLEAGHVRVSRPVPPAQLPDERILREVIEGLRAL
- a CDS encoding PPOX class F420-dependent oxidoreductase is translated as MAKKMTEEEWRGFVSHSTRTGKLATVRADGSPHTAPVWFVLDGDSFLFTTGKETVKGRNLIRDGRVALCVDDDRPPFSYVVLQGHAEIRDHDADPEEMLRWASRIAGRYMGAEQAEAYGRRNAVPGELLVRVRIEKVVSESGVAE
- a CDS encoding roadblock/LC7 domain-containing protein; this encodes MIEHRRIDLEGTTRRGGELDWLLDDLVHRVREVRHAVVLSNDGLAVGSSSALSREDAEHLAAVASGFHSLAKGAGRHFHAGGVRQTMVEMDEGFLFVAAAGDGSCLAVLSSASADIGLIAYEMARLVKRVGEHLYTPPRFAAHPPTAG